GTCTTTCATCATTTTAGGGACAAAACGGATATTGAGTTTCTCCAGTTCACGAATGTCTGCATCATCACTCGGTTGATACAAGGTAATGGCTGTTCCTGACAAACCATTTCGACCAGTCCGTCCTACACGGTGAACAAAGAAAGACAAATCCTGTGGAATCGCATCATTGATGACATGGCTGACCCCTTCAATATCAATACCACGCGCCGCTAAGTCAGTGGCAACGATGTATTCATATTCTAGATTTTTAACCTGATTCATGATTCGCTTGCGTTCACGTGGTGGAATATCCCCATGAATCTTGGCCACCCTCAGACCATTCGCTGTTAAATAGCTATGTAATTCATCTGCCCGTGTCTTGGTATTGACAAAAATCATCGCAAGATAAGGCTGCATGAGCTTCGTCAGCTCCAAGATTAAAGCATTTTTATCCCGCCCCTTTGTTGAAATCAGCCAATTTTCAATAGTATCTGAAATGACCGTTTGTGTCTTGATTTGCTCCATTACTGGATTGCTTAAATATTTCTTTAAGAAGGGCTGTAATTTCTGTGGAATCGTCGCTGAAAAGACCATGAACTGCAAGTTTGCTGGCAAGCTCGAAGCAATGCGGTCTACTGTTTCCAAAAATCCCATGTCAAGGGTCATATCCGCTTCATCAACCACAAAAGTCGTCGCCTTATGGATGGCTAAATCTCCTGATTTTACCAAGTCATAGATTCGTCCCGGCGTACCAATAACAATATGTGGCTGATTGGCCTGCAACTTATCAATCTGGCGTTGCTTGTCTGTTCCTCCAACATAGTTGACCACACGAATCTCTGTCTCAGAACAAAGGGCAATTTGGCGTGCCGCTTGGTAAATCTGTGTAGCAAGTTCCCGTGATGGCGCAGTAATCACTGCCTGCACTTGATCCAAATCTTCTTGTAATTGTTGAAAGATAGGAATCAAGAAAGTATGGGTCTTACCAGATCCTGTTTTTGATTCGCCGACCAAGTCACGGCCAGATAAAACGATGGGAATCAAGCGTTCCTGAACTTCCGTTGCCGTGACAAAGCCAATTTCTTTCAGTGCTTCTTGAATATAAGGTTTTAAAGTCAGTTCTGTAAATTTCATAAGATCCTCTTTTTTCTACTTCCCCTTATTATACCAAAAAAAACAGCATTTGACTGCTGTTTGATACTGACTAGGTATTAGAAATATAAGATGGCAAGGGTCACTAAGCTCATGACTAGACCAACTCCCCACAAGAAGAAATCGACCTTCCATTCACTCCATTTTTCACCGCGACCTGTTAGTCCTCCCAATTCCAAATGGTGATGGAAAGGAGTCATACGGAAAATTCTCCTACCTTCGCCAAATTTTTTCTTGGTATATTTGAAATAGCTCACCTGAAGCATAACCGAAGAAGTCTCGATTACATACACAAGTCCAATAAAAAGCAAGGTCCATTCTTGATGAAGTGCAATAGAAATCGTTGCAAGCATCCCACCAAGAGCAAGGCTTCCTACATCCCCCATGAAAATTTTAGCTGGTTTGTGATTGTAGTAGAAAAAACCTAACAAGGCGCCAATCATAGTCACACAGACCAATAAAATATCAAATTGTCCCTCAGCAAAGGCAATGACCGAATAAGCCGACAGACTAATCACCACAGAAATCGAAGATAAGCCATCAATTCCGTCCGTGAGATTAACCGCATTGGAAAAACCAACCAGCCAAAAAAGGACAAAACCAACATAGAAAATCCCAAGATGGAGAGGATAGCCCAAGACATTTAGCGTACCGCCTCCTGTACCCTGCATGTGAACTAGGTAAAAGACAATCCCACCTAGAAGCTGCAAGGCCAGTTTCTGCTTAGGATTTAATCCCTCATTAACCCTGCGAAAAATCTTTAGGAAATCATCTAAGAAACCAACAATTCCATATAGCAATAAAATAAACAAAATAGCTAAAACTGCTCCTGTCAGCATTTGAGACAGCAAGGCAACAAGGAAGGTCACAACAATGGCTACTGCCAAAAACACCGTCCCACCCATAGTTGGAGTACCAGCCTTAAACTGATGTTGCTTTACATCTTCATGGGTTTGCTGTCCCTCGATGCGTTTTGCTTGATAAAACTTGATAAATTTCGGAATCAACAGAATCGTCGCCACAAAGGCGACCAGTCCTGCTATGATGACAGAATACATATTAGTCTCCTAGGTTAATTTTTATTTTTTTCGTCTTTTCTAAGTCCTTGCCGATTGGGACATTTTGACCCACTACCCGCGATCCATTTCCAGTATATTCAACTTCAATTCCTGTCCAGTCGGCGAAAATATCCATATTTTCCTTGGTCCAGCCATACATATCTGGAACAATTGTAAAACGATCTGTCAGTAACAAAATCTGTTGATTTGCTGAAAGATTAGAGCCAACTTCAACGGATACTTTTTTAATCTCTGCACCGTTTCCAAGGATGATTGGCTGCACCAACTGCTGACGCAAATTACTAGCCGTAACACCCGGTTGCTGACCGATAATATTGTCTAGCTTATATTTTGTTTCTTTGGTAACTGACGTCAAAGCAGGAGCCGGCGTTGTCAAATTCAAACTATCTTTTAACAGCATGGCCTCTTTTAGGGTTGGATTAATAATATCCTTCCAAAAGGCTATACTCCAACTCTCTGGTTGCTGAACCGTCACATACATAATGAATTCAGGATTTTCTGCTGGAATCATGGCAACAACTGAGTTGATTGTATCATTGGGTCCCTCCAAATAACCGGTTCCATCTTCTTTACCAATTTGGGCAGTACCTGACTTAACTGCAATATCGTAACCATCTACTTGAATGACCGGCCCTCCTGATCCTCTCAAGGTTCCGAAAGTTGGATCTGTCCCTACTCCAATCATGTATTGGCGGGTATCTGCTGCTGCTTTTTCTGAAACAGGTTTTCCTACCACTTCTGTCTGAGCAAGCCTTACCGAATCCGTATTTGAATCATACAAGCCCGTAATAAATTTAGGTTCTAACATCACTCCATTATTGGCAATTGCACTAAAACTGCGTAACATTTGAGTCTGGGTCGCTAAGATCCCTTGACCAAAAGAAGTCATGGCAACAGACACCACATTATCTTCTGGTAAGAGCCCTGCCTCCTCACCGGACATGCCAAATCGAGTGGGGTATCCAAAGCGGAATTTACTCAAATAATCTAGCCAACGTTCGTCTCCCATCTTTTGTTCCAAAATGGTCATTCCAACGTTGCTAGATAGGGCAAATCCCTGCGCATAGGTCAAAGTCATTGGAGCAAAGATTTCCTCTGCATTCACATCCCAGTCCCGAATCGTTGCATCGGCAATTTTAATTTCAGAGCGATTGTAGTATTCATTCGGCGCAAAGGTTCCATTATCGATGGCAGCAGCAACTGTCATGACCTTCATTGTAGATCCTGGCTCAAAATTTTCTTGATAGAGAAGGGAACGTTGCAAGATGTCTTTATCATCAATTCCCTCTTTGGTATCTGGATTATAAGTCGGTCGTTGCGTGGTTGCTAGAATTTCACCCGTCTTAGCGGAAACTAGGGTTGCATTGGCATATTTACCATTCGTTTTCCCAAAGAAGACATCCATATTGGTCTCAAGAGAACGCTGTAATACAGCTGAAATCGTTGTATAAACATCCTGACCATCTACACTTGCCTCCTTCACATTTTCCGTTCCAGGAACAATCCGACCTCTGCTATCTTTCTCATAGACAATCTTCCCATCCTGACCTGCTAGAACACTATTGAGGGCATATTCCATTCCTCTTTGACCTTGCAGGCTCTGACTGCCATCTTTGTCATCCTCTACCAAATTTGCTAAACCAATAAAGCTTGAGGCAAAGTTTCCATTTGGATAGAGGCGTCCAGGATTTGTATTAAAGGCAATTCCCTTAATGCCAGCAGCTTCCATTTCTTTTTGGATTTCCGTCATCTTGCTATATGAAATGTTTTTTCCCAAGGTTCCAAAATAAACCTGCTTGAGTTTCGGTTGATTTAATTGCTGCATCACATAGTCCATTTCAAGACCCAAATGCTTGTTTAAAATCTGCGCTACTCGACTAAATTGACTTGCTTCAACATAGAGAACTTCTTGTAAGGCTGATACATACTCCTTATCAATAATCGCATAAAGAGTATAGGTTGTCGAATCCTTTGCAATGGGAACACCCGTTCGATCATAAATAGTCCCTCGTTTGGCCTGCACTGTGATTTCAGTCTGATGAACCCTTCTTGCCCCTTCTGATAAATCAACGCCAAATTTTTTATCTGTTCCAATAATGATGGCAAAGTTAATCAAAAAGATAAAAAAGATGAAAACCGTCAGAAGAATGAGATTTTGCCCCACTCTCCGACGATTTTGCGACGGAATATAGCGTTTTTTTAAGACATAGCGCAAAAGTTGTTTCTTTCGTTTCGACATTATTCTGCTACTCCAACATTGTCATTATTATAGGTGAGTCCTGCTTTTTCAGCAATTTCTAAGAGCCTTGAATCCCGAATCAATTCATTAACTGCCTGCTCCGCATCATCAATCTCCACTTGCTTATTGTTAATTTCTTGATTAACATGAGCCATTTGTGCTTGTACCTGTAAGAGCCTTGTCTGCATAAAGACAATCCCAATCGCTAAGGTCAAGCCAGATAAGACAATACTCCCATAAAAAGCCTTCTCTACTCGAGAAAAGGTTTTAATCTTTTCACTGATAATCCGCATTGTCGCATCTTTTCGCTGTTCTTGTAACATCTTCTTCACCTATTTGTGTATTTTTCGTGCCACGCGCAATTTGGCTGAATGAGCCCTATTGTTGGCTTCCAATTCCTCTTCACTCGGCAAAATTGGCTTGCGATTGACCAATTCCAATTTCGGTTTCAACTCATCAGGGATAAACGGCAAGCCCTTTGGAACATCGACTGTCGAAGCCTCTTTAAACAATTGTTTGGTCAACCGATCTTCCAAGGAATGAAAGGTGATAACAGAAATCCGACCGTCTACCGCAAGCAGTTCAATAGCCTGCTGGATCGACTCATCTGCAGCACCTAATTCATCATTCACTTCAATCCGAATGGCTTGGAAAATCTGCTTAGCAGGATGGCCCTTTTTCTTTAATTCCTTAGCTGGTTTGGCTGACTTGATCACTTCTGCTAATTCTGTTGTCGTCTCAATCGGCTTGATGGCACGCACCTGCTCAATCTTTCGTGCGATTTGCTTGGAGAATTTATCTTCCCCATATTTAAAGAAAATCCGCACCAAATCATGGTAATCATAGTGATTGACCACTTCATAGGCTGTGAGGGCTGCTGTACGATCCATGCGCATATCAAGAGGCGCATCTTTTTTATACGAAAATCCACGCTCGCGCTCATCTAACTGAGGGCTAGAGACTCCCAAATCATAACAAATCCCGTCAATTTCTTCTACTTCTTGCTCTTTCAATCGAGCCTGTAAATGGCGGAAATTGTCCTTAATAAAGGTTACCATTCCCTTTTCAATATAGGGGGCTAACCGTTTGTGGGCATTCAAAATAGCCGTCTCGTCCTGATCAAAGGCATAGAGATGTCCGTCTTCATTTAACTGACTTAATAAATACTCACTGTGACCGGCTCCGCCCAGAGTCGCATCCACATAAATCCCATTAGGCTTAACCGCCAACAGATCCACGGTCTCATGCAATAAAACGGTCGTATGGTTAAATTCCTTCATCATATCTTTACTATTGTACCACATTTCATGGCAAAAAGAGACGGAAAACTATTTTCAACACTATTTTAGATCTGATGTCGCATCTAGCTGACATAAAAAGCTACAATTTGCCAGAGAAATCAAGATTGCGAAATAGATGAGTAACAGGCTTGGGCACGAGCGACACACTCCATCTTGCAGAGAACAGGTTCCTACAAACGAGAGCAAGACTTAGAACCTAGGGAACAAATTTTCAACGAAGATTACAAGACTTGGATGCTAGGAAGCATTTTTTCAACAAAAATTACGAAACTTGGAATCTATAGTAGATTGAGAACTGAACACGGACTAAGAGCTATGTAAAAAAGAGACGCAGATGTTCCAGCTTTAGCTGGTTACAGCTAAGGCTCCCTTTAGTGGGGACGCAGATGTTCCAACTTTAGTTGGTTGCAAGCCAACCTGCTTCGATTTCCTATTTTGTCTAGGAGTTGCTTAACGCCCTTGTATCTTATGAAACTGAACACGGGCTAAGCTCTGTGTGAAAAAGAGACGCAGATGCTCCAGCTTTAGCTGGTTACAGCTAAGGCTCCCTTTAGTGGGGACGCAGATGTTCCAACTTTAGTTGGTTGC
Above is a window of Streptococcus sp. zg-86 DNA encoding:
- a CDS encoding DEAD/DEAH box helicase; this encodes MKFTELTLKPYIQEALKEIGFVTATEVQERLIPIVLSGRDLVGESKTGSGKTHTFLIPIFQQLQEDLDQVQAVITAPSRELATQIYQAARQIALCSETEIRVVNYVGGTDKQRQIDKLQANQPHIVIGTPGRIYDLVKSGDLAIHKATTFVVDEADMTLDMGFLETVDRIASSLPANLQFMVFSATIPQKLQPFLKKYLSNPVMEQIKTQTVISDTIENWLISTKGRDKNALILELTKLMQPYLAMIFVNTKTRADELHSYLTANGLRVAKIHGDIPPRERKRIMNQVKNLEYEYIVATDLAARGIDIEGVSHVINDAIPQDLSFFVHRVGRTGRNGLSGTAITLYQPSDDADIRELEKLNIRFVPKMMKDGEFQDTYDRDRRVNREKSREKLDLEMIGLVKKKKKKIKPGYKKKIQWAVDEKRRKTKRMENRAKGRAERKAKRQTF
- the mraY gene encoding phospho-N-acetylmuramoyl-pentapeptide-transferase, with product MYSVIIAGLVAFVATILLIPKFIKFYQAKRIEGQQTHEDVKQHQFKAGTPTMGGTVFLAVAIVVTFLVALLSQMLTGAVLAILFILLLYGIVGFLDDFLKIFRRVNEGLNPKQKLALQLLGGIVFYLVHMQGTGGGTLNVLGYPLHLGIFYVGFVLFWLVGFSNAVNLTDGIDGLSSISVVISLSAYSVIAFAEGQFDILLVCVTMIGALLGFFYYNHKPAKIFMGDVGSLALGGMLATISIALHQEWTLLFIGLVYVIETSSVMLQVSYFKYTKKKFGEGRRIFRMTPFHHHLELGGLTGRGEKWSEWKVDFFLWGVGLVMSLVTLAILYF
- the pbp2x gene encoding penicillin-binding protein PBP2X — encoded protein: MSKRKKQLLRYVLKKRYIPSQNRRRVGQNLILLTVFIFFIFLINFAIIIGTDKKFGVDLSEGARRVHQTEITVQAKRGTIYDRTGVPIAKDSTTYTLYAIIDKEYVSALQEVLYVEASQFSRVAQILNKHLGLEMDYVMQQLNQPKLKQVYFGTLGKNISYSKMTEIQKEMEAAGIKGIAFNTNPGRLYPNGNFASSFIGLANLVEDDKDGSQSLQGQRGMEYALNSVLAGQDGKIVYEKDSRGRIVPGTENVKEASVDGQDVYTTISAVLQRSLETNMDVFFGKTNGKYANATLVSAKTGEILATTQRPTYNPDTKEGIDDKDILQRSLLYQENFEPGSTMKVMTVAAAIDNGTFAPNEYYNRSEIKIADATIRDWDVNAEEIFAPMTLTYAQGFALSSNVGMTILEQKMGDERWLDYLSKFRFGYPTRFGMSGEEAGLLPEDNVVSVAMTSFGQGILATQTQMLRSFSAIANNGVMLEPKFITGLYDSNTDSVRLAQTEVVGKPVSEKAAADTRQYMIGVGTDPTFGTLRGSGGPVIQVDGYDIAVKSGTAQIGKEDGTGYLEGPNDTINSVVAMIPAENPEFIMYVTVQQPESWSIAFWKDIINPTLKEAMLLKDSLNLTTPAPALTSVTKETKYKLDNIIGQQPGVTASNLRQQLVQPIILGNGAEIKKVSVEVGSNLSANQQILLLTDRFTIVPDMYGWTKENMDIFADWTGIEVEYTGNGSRVVGQNVPIGKDLEKTKKIKINLGD
- the ftsL gene encoding cell division protein FtsL translates to MLQEQRKDATMRIISEKIKTFSRVEKAFYGSIVLSGLTLAIGIVFMQTRLLQVQAQMAHVNQEINNKQVEIDDAEQAVNELIRDSRLLEIAEKAGLTYNNDNVGVAE
- the rsmH gene encoding 16S rRNA (cytosine(1402)-N(4))-methyltransferase RsmH, with product MMKEFNHTTVLLHETVDLLAVKPNGIYVDATLGGAGHSEYLLSQLNEDGHLYAFDQDETAILNAHKRLAPYIEKGMVTFIKDNFRHLQARLKEQEVEEIDGICYDLGVSSPQLDERERGFSYKKDAPLDMRMDRTAALTAYEVVNHYDYHDLVRIFFKYGEDKFSKQIARKIEQVRAIKPIETTTELAEVIKSAKPAKELKKKGHPAKQIFQAIRIEVNDELGAADESIQQAIELLAVDGRISVITFHSLEDRLTKQLFKEASTVDVPKGLPFIPDELKPKLELVNRKPILPSEEELEANNRAHSAKLRVARKIHK